The genomic DNA GCTGTGTCGATAAGCTTTGCTGCCACGGGCACGATAACACCCCTCCGCTTACTTACTTGATGTAGTTGCGCAGGACGCCCTGCAGCGTTGGATTGTGGGGTAAAACTGCATGCGGAACGCCGACCGGAATTTCCGTTATATCCGCCAGGCTATCCCACACCTGACCGCGGATTTTCTCCAGCACCCGTTTGCCGGACGGGTCGGCCTGCAGCTTCACCAAACACTCACCCCACAGATAGCCGCCAACGGAGAATCCGTGTATGACAATGCCCTCGGGAAGCTCATTGTTTGCGAGAAACTTTACAACATCGGCCGCCACCTTCTGGGAACCGTTAACGGGCCACACCAGCTGCCAGGGTGTGATGTGGACGCACAGCACCTCGAAACCCTGGTCCAGGTAGAATTCGGCGTACTTTGCCAAGTGTTTTTCGGACGCTTGCAACCAGGCAAAGATAAATACCAATGGCTTGTCGAGCGGCACGTTTAATCTGCGGGAAAGAATTGAAACAATTACAAAACGATCCACACACAACTAGACACAATTCAATGGAGTTTGGTTTAGCTTACCGTAAAGATTGGCCGTCTTTTTCGTAACTTTGCTTGCGGTTGCTGAAAAATGTCATGTTTTTTGTAAACCGTACCGGTTCTATGGGACCACGCTGCGTCATGCTTCCTGCATTGGATGGTAACATTTTTGAATACTGCAAAAAACAGGCGAAAGAACCACAATTAAGTCCTGCCGAAGTCCACCTTCGGTCATCCTTACCTTTTGGTGCCGGTATCCTCCGAAAGCTATAACGTTGCCTGCCTCCTTTAACAGCTTTTGCGCGATACCACTGTAAGGAGCGGCAAATTGCACCAGACCGGACGATTGACCACTTCCGCCAATTTGTCGCAGGTGTCTGTTTTTGGCCGTAACTTCAAGCACGCCAAAATGATTGATCCAACGGTTCAGTAGCGTGCGGGA from Anopheles stephensi strain Indian chromosome 2, UCI_ANSTEP_V1.0, whole genome shotgun sequence includes the following:
- the LOC118507299 gene encoding uncharacterized protein LOC118507299 — its product is MLFQPSSRTLLNRWINHFGVLEVTAKNRHLRQIGGSGQSSGLVQFAAPYSGIAQKLLKEAGNVIAFGGYRHQKYSKMLPSNAGSMTQRGPIEPVRFTKNMTFFSNRKQSYEKDGQSLRLNVPLDKPLVFIFAWLQASEKHLAKYAEFYLDQGFEVLCVHITPWQLVWPVNGSQKVAADVVKFLANNELPEGIVIHGFSVGGYLWGECLVKLQADPSGKRVLEKIRGQVWDSLADITEIPVGVPHAVLPHNPTLQGVLRNYINYHMKLFHEEATQYYVKCTRLFHYEPAPCPALLLVSKTDPVGTEKANNRLRGIWESVGVQTSLKCWDKSPHVGHFHKHRDEYIELLVAHLHTLDLPMYNRKAKL